A window from Ramlibacter pinisoli encodes these proteins:
- a CDS encoding cupredoxin domain-containing protein, which yields MKSKQILSLLVAAAAVLASNAYAHGDEKHPTAQKYDASKVEDTPFGRQGDPKNASRTIRVGMSDKMRFNPESITFKKGETVRIVVANQGAVLHEMVLGTPQALKEHAELMKKHPGMEHDEPSMTHVKPGATGEIVWQFTKAGEFQFACLIPGHFEAGMVGNVSVK from the coding sequence ATGAAATCCAAACAAATCCTCAGCCTTCTCGTGGCTGCCGCCGCCGTACTCGCCTCTAACGCGTATGCGCATGGCGATGAGAAACATCCAACGGCGCAGAAGTACGACGCCAGCAAGGTGGAAGACACCCCATTTGGTCGGCAGGGCGATCCGAAGAACGCTTCTCGGACCATCCGGGTCGGCATGAGCGACAAGATGCGCTTCAACCCTGAGAGCATCACGTTCAAAAAGGGAGAGACCGTCCGCATCGTCGTCGCGAACCAGGGGGCCGTGCTGCACGAGATGGTGCTCGGCACGCCCCAGGCTCTGAAAGAGCACGCCGAGCTGATGAAGAAGCACCCCGGCATGGAGCACGACGAGCCCAGCATGACGCACGTGAAGCCAGGCGCCACCGGCGAGATTGTGTGGCAGTTCACCAAGGCCGGCGAGTTCCAGTTCGCTTGCCTCATCCCGGGTCATTTTGAAGCCGGCATGGTCGGCAACGTGAGCGTCAAGTGA